The following DNA comes from Lates calcarifer isolate ASB-BC8 linkage group LG2, TLL_Latcal_v3, whole genome shotgun sequence.
AGTGAGAGAGGGAATGGGGATTAGGAGGGGAGGAGTGGAGATGGAAGAGAAGACTTACCCGATACCTAAGGAGCTACTTGTGGGGAGAGGAACAGAGGtaagaagcaggaggagagagacaggaaagagtGAGTGTAGAGATGCTGGGGGGGTTTGAGGAAGGTTCAACAACAGAGatgggggtaaaaaaaaattgtaagaaggttttcatatttttcatcttATTCTTGAcattcttcctttttcctctctctctgttgaacTCTCTGTGCATAGTTATTTGACCATGTGTCAGAGTCTCTAAAGGACTTCCTGCATGAGAAGAACATCAGCTTGGATAAGAAACATCCTCTGgccttcactttctcttttgcCTGTGAACAGTCCAGCCTGGATCAGGTAATGACATTATTTGTTCTTGCAGTACATTCTACTCTGTATGTTGACATAGctctgtctttttaaatttactttCCTAAAAACCTCctaacctctcctctcctctctttagGGATCATTGTTAGGTTGGAGTAAGAACTACCGGGCTAGAGGTCTCCAGGGGAAGGATGTGGTCCAGGCCCTCAGAGATGCCATTGACAGAACTGGGGTATGAGCTATTTTTCTGATACTTGACTGTTGATGCAGAGTTCATTTGGCACATTTAgctgatatttacatttaaagaaaCTTTAAGAAACTCATAGATTCTTACGACTGCTGTAACTGAGATTCTAGTCCATGCCTGGCATTATCAAAACAGATGCCATTAATAAGAGATTGATCAGAGGTAGACTGTGATACAGGACAGTGTGAATTGTTTTTACATGGTGCAATAGACAGATAGACATAAGCACATATAACTGACTACATTGTTATATAAACTGCTGTAATTCTGGCCTGGTGCTTCACTCTGTATATCACTCTGCAGGGGATGGATATAGAGGTGTTAGCTATGGTTAATGACACTGTAGCGACAATGATGACCTGTGGTTTTGATGACAATTACTGTGAAGTTGGACTCATCATTGGTAAGTACATACATAATACTTTTCACTGTAACCAGTGTGGGACAGTAATTACAAACATTTAGTCTAGTACTCCACCTAAGtgcagttttgaggtacttttactttacttgacTCCTCAGCCATACCCCTTGGTTGGGAGCTGCTGGACTTAACTAcctaactgtatataaagtagtttAACCTAGCTCCACCTCAACTTCAACATTAAAACCCTGCGTATGCATCAGTGAATCTGTATTAAGAATCTAACATCCTCATATATAATAATCTTATCAGTTACAAGTCTGAAaggagtacttttactttgatactgGTGTGCATTTTGTCATTAATACTTTTGTAGTTTTACTTGAATAGAATTTTTCATGCAGGACCTTCACTTGTAATggaatacttcttccaccactgcctgTAGCTATATAGTGCTGCAGACAACTAGTGGTGTAAATCTTCCTCCAACTTCAGGGATACTGCTCTGTAGCtaaaactgtgttttcacatgtgTGGTTGTGTCTTTGtgacaaacattttttgtcagttgcaTCTATCATTTTTATGCTGTCTGTACAATGTATTGATTGGGTAGTGGACAAAAAAGGAACATTTGACAATATACTATAGCACAACACAATCCACCACAACAAACTGTAGAATCagaaaattataataaaattgATCTGACACATtccaaatgttttaaaagttaGAGTTGAATTTTAAAGTAGAATTTAAAAACTTTGGCCTACTATCATGAAATAATCAAAAGTGGAAAGTTGCACCTTTAGTCAAGTTGCTGCTCTCTCTAGTGGTTTACTGTgttattgcatgtgtgtgtgagaatgtgtgcatgttctTGTACTTTGTACTTGAAACATTTTGACTGTACCTCTTTGATGCAAACATATTAACAAACCAGGCTAAGAGTTGACAGTTTGAGGATAGGGTTCAGTATTAGTGTTAGGGTTGTAATTAGAGTTAAATTAAGGTTAGTTTAAGGATCaagacttttcattttaaaggttGTTGATGTCAAAAATTTCTTTGTGCGCActaaagaagaaagaaaattaatgcaGCTGGTGCAAGTTTATTTTAAGAACTGTAACTCAATACACTCATTATACTCAATAAATATGATTTCctgtttgattttgtgtgtaGGTACAGGCACCAATGCGTGTTACATGGAGGAGCTTCGCCACGTTGACCTGGTGGAGGGAGATGAGGGCCGAATGTGTGTGAACACCGAGTGGGGAGCCTTTGGAGATGACGGGGCTCTGGACGATTACCTCACTGAGTTTGACAGGGATGTCGATGCAGCCTCCAACAATCAAGGGAAACAAATGTAAGGAAAGCAGCTTGGTCTTTTTTGGTGGTACAGCATGAAAAGACACACCATGAATAACACAATgtcaactttttctttttctctgttcccACACTTACTCCTAATGGCAGCTTTGAAAAGATGGTCAGTGGGATGTACCTGGGTGAGCTGGTGAGGCTGGTTGTATTAAAGATGGCTAAACTAGGACTGCTGTTTGATGGACATGTATCTGATGCCCTGAGGACCAAAGGAAAAATCACCACTGCAAATGTGGCAGCCATGGAGGAGTAAGTTATCATTGTCTTTATGTGTCATGCTGCCTCTGCTTGAAAACAGTAAGATGTTAGAAATGTCCATCTTCCTCAGGTACAAAAATGGTCTGAAGAACACCAGAGACATTCTCACAGGCCTTAGCTTGACCCCTTCGCAGGATGACTGCATCGCCGTTCAGCATGTCAGCACCATTGTGTCCTTCAGGTCTTCAAATCTGGTGGCTGCAGGACTGGCTGCCATCTTGACTCGAATCAAACAAAACCGGAATTTGAGGGCATTGAGGATCACTGTAGGTGTGGATGGAGCAGTGTACAAGACCCACCCACAGTAGGTTATTATGCAAAGTCATAACCATATAAAATCCTCTGAAGCACAATAACAGGCCTGTTTCACATGTTTTGAGAAAGCACAAGTGTGATTAATATAATTAATGATGGCTGGGgtccatttagctgcttcagtctCAGGATCCTGGTCTTATACATGCTGGCTCTCTGTCGCACTGccatggcttactgggacacctGAATTGAATgaagccattgttaatgttattatttacacctaCAAGTTACAAGTCTAGACAAAATTCATATGCTATTCATTCACAGAGATTCTCAAGTATAAAACTACAGTTGAGAAATTAAAACAATGGTGAATTTATCATATAGTGATATAGTTGCAACTGCTACAGATTACCAATAGAGGTCACAAATGTTAAACATTAGACTCGTTCCCTTTCAGGTATCCTAAACGTCTCCATAAAGTGGTGCGCCGCTTGCTTCCTGAGTGCCATGTCAGATTCGTCTTGTctgacagtggcagcagcaaaGGAGCAGCCCTGGTAACAGCAGTTGCCCAACGACTGGCATCACAGAAGCGAAAGGTTAGGATACTGTGCGTGTGCGCACGCATTCACTTGCACTATTGCCAACAATAAAAAGATGTCTGACATACAGTATCTCTCACTTGTGTGCCAGGTGGATGAGACACTTTCGCCCTTCAGACTGAGCCACGAGCAGCTCCAGCTGGTGAAGGCCAGGATGAGGGCGGGGCTGGAGGCAGGCCTGAAGAGAAAAGGCTCCACTGCAATCAAGATGCTTCCTTCCTTTGTGTACCGTACACCTGATGGCACAGGTCAGAGAAGCACCACTGTGTTTTCCCTAAAACTGAAATTACAGTTACAGCTCTGTTGGTTaaggaaacacagacacacatgtaaacCAAATGAGCAATTTTTTGTCACACCTGATCTCTCTTTCAACTTCAACAAGAGAGGCAACTtcttggttaaaacaaatgGCCGATTGCTTTTTTAACTGCCAACATGAGCATGAACACATTTAATTGGATCTAACTAAACCAGATTATGAGTAAGTTaacttattgtgttttttttttccagagcaTGGAAAATACCTCGCTCTGGATCTGGGAGGAACCAACTTCAGGGCGTTGCTGGTGAACTTTAAAAAAGGTCTGCAACAGAACACTCGACTCCATCATAAGATCTACACCATACCACTTGAGATAATGCAGGGAACCGGAGAAGAGGTAAGACACACATATACCATCAGCATGTTTAAATGAAATAGACAGAGAGACTAGCGGTGGCAGGGAAACAGATGACATGCTGATGCAAAGTTAATGAGTATTTTAATTGCAGAGCGAGGAAGCACATTACATGCAGGGTTGTAAGAATGAGAAGTGGAAGGTCAAAttcattttccaaaaaacaGTGCCAAAGGTCAAGAACACAGTTGATAGTTTTTCATTAAcaagttttctctctctctctctctctctctctctctctttctctctttctctttctctctctgtctgtctgtagctgTTTGATCATATTGCAGAGTGTATTAGTGACTTCTTGGACTACATGGGGTTGAAAAATGCTCGTCTTCCTGCGGGCTTCACCTTCTCTTTCCCCTGCGAGCAGACAGCCCTCGACACGGTAAGTGAACATCAAAGAGTAGGTCTTGGGCATGAGTTCAGTTATTTCATAtggtttgttacagccacagaaaacttttttggttgttttttttaatcaattatgTAGCTCTTCAAATGCATCTTCTGTAGCTATACAGTCAAATACACAAGGAAACACAGTAAAAGGAGAAACATCAGTTTTATAACTTTTTCCAACATTTGTATGTTCTGTAGGGCACATTGGTGAGCTGGACCAAAGGCTTTAAGGCCACAGACTGTGAAGGACATGATGTTGTTAGCATGCTGCGGGAGGCCATCAAAAGACGCAATGTGAGTCAGAATACAACAGCATTTTTTATAGTTATGATCTGGATTTGGCAGATTTGgtgattaataataatactgcACGCCTTTACTTTCCTATTTGTATATgctgtatttgttgtatttgtagAAATAGTGAGAATGAATATGTAAGATGAAGAACTGTTGATCAGTGTAAATTATGATGACAAATGATGGGACATTTGggacataaccctaaccctaacccactGATGCAAGTCCAGACTCTTGTTGCTGTGTTCTTACATACAGCAGAGGACATTACATTGTGTTACATTTCCTTTGGTGTTCAGTCATACATTAAATGTTTGTCCTTGACAACTAACCTTTAAcataaaagcagtaaaaaaaaatgtgtgtgtataaggaCATGTCCTGCAGTAATTTGGCTGTGCATTAGCCCAATAAATAACATGTGCTGGTGTTTACGTACACACATGTTCATATGTTTGTGACTATGAAGGACTTTGACTTGGACATAGCTGCTGTAGTCAATGACACAGTTGGAACCATGATGAGCTGCGCCTATGAAGACCCTCAGTGTGAAGTTGGACTGATTGCTGGTATGTGATCATAGGAGTGAGGATATGTTTACaatgtaaagacattttttggtCTCACTTTTTCAGTGTACTGCTCAACACTTAGGTCTCTGCTTACAGATTAAGGCTAAAACTGAGTTCAGGGTGAAGTTAAAGGTGGCAGTTAAGGTCagagttttatttacattttgagatTTGGGCcagaaaacacattcatcaaTTAGGGTCCTCACAATTTTTGCAATTTTTCAATCCATAACATAATTTATTCCCAGGAGGGCAAAAGAGAGCACGAGCAGcaacaaaatcacacataatgcactttttaaaaaatagaaacctAAAAAGCACACCTATCAAGcaataacaaataaatgaatactaATACTACAGTGCAGTGTAGtgtaattgtttgtgtgtgtttcaccaaCAACTTGTTGCTAAATATACTGGATTTTCTCTTCAAACACTATTACACTACACAATAGATATTTTTGAATTCCTGCTGTACTATATATATGATGTTTTATTAGTAATATAGAAATAAAGCATGTGATTGTGTTTCACAGGAACTGGCActaatgtttgttacatggAGGAACTGAAGAACATTGAAAAGACTGAACAAAGTACAGGACAAAAGGTGAGAGAAGGGGGGACacctgcaggagagagggaTAAGGTAGAAGAACACTCACAGTGTTTTGTTAGTCATTGAGCTGTGGCGATGTTAAGTGAATGTTTGGATGATAGCCCAcatatttaataatatattatatttaataataataatataatatatttaataatgtaatattaatatACTATTAATAATTTACCTCACTGGTATCTGCACTCAGCAGGGGGAtaagatgagaggagagaaaaaggtgGGGGATGCTGAGATACAAAAGATGTGTATAAACACAGAGTGGGGAGGTCTGGGTGACGATGGCTCTCTGGATGATATCATCACACCTTATGATGTGGAGGTGGACCAAACCTCAATTAACCCTGGGAAGCAAAGGTTAGaaactctgactgtgtgtgtgtgtgtgtgtgtgtgtgtgtgtgtgtgtgtgtgtgtgtgtgtgtgtgtgtgtg
Coding sequences within:
- the LOC108876950 gene encoding hexokinase HKDC1 — its product is MLAVHLVSFFFSKLQEDPTKKVDRFLYAMRLHDDQLSDISARFQAEMKKGLSVESNAAAAVKMLPTHVRSTPDGSEKGQFLALDLGGSKFKVLQVKVREGMGIRRGGVEMEEKTYPIPKELLVGRGTELFDHVSESLKDFLHEKNISLDKKHPLAFTFSFACEQSSLDQGSLLGWSKNYRARGLQGKDVVQALRDAIDRTGGMDIEVLAMVNDTVATMMTCGFDDNYCEVGLIIGTGTNACYMEELRHVDLVEGDEGRMCVNTEWGAFGDDGALDDYLTEFDRDVDAASNNQGKQIFEKMVSGMYLGELVRLVVLKMAKLGLLFDGHVSDALRTKGKITTANVAAMEEYKNGLKNTRDILTGLSLTPSQDDCIAVQHVSTIVSFRSSNLVAAGLAAILTRIKQNRNLRALRITVGVDGAVYKTHPQYPKRLHKVVRRLLPECHVRFVLSDSGSSKGAALVTAVAQRLASQKRKVDETLSPFRLSHEQLQLVKARMRAGLEAGLKRKGSTAIKMLPSFVYRTPDGTEHGKYLALDLGGTNFRALLVNFKKGLQQNTRLHHKIYTIPLEIMQGTGEELFDHIAECISDFLDYMGLKNARLPAGFTFSFPCEQTALDTGTLVSWTKGFKATDCEGHDVVSMLREAIKRRNDFDLDIAAVVNDTVGTMMSCAYEDPQCEVGLIAGTGTNVCYMEELKNIEKTEQSTGQKQGDKMRGEKKVGDAEIQKMCINTEWGGLGDDGSLDDIITPYDVEVDQTSINPGKQRFEKLTSGMYLGEVVRQVLLDLTRGGLLFRGHVTEALKTAGIFQTKYLSQIESDRLALLQVRSILQGLGLDSTCNDSIIVKQVCGTVSRRAAQLCGAGMAAVVDKIRENRGLDHLNVTVGVDGALYKLHPHFSGVLQETARVLAPQCNVTFLPSEEGSGKGAALITAVARQRGEM